The following proteins come from a genomic window of Nicotiana tomentosiformis chromosome 12, ASM39032v3, whole genome shotgun sequence:
- the LOC138902447 gene encoding uncharacterized protein — protein sequence MFFDRAKNFKGVGIGVVLILESGQHYPASAKIRFPCTNNMVEYEACILEIRMTVDMNIKELLFIGDSDLLIPQVQVEWTTKNFKILPYLHCVKELCKKFTKIEFKHIPRIQNEFVDALATLSSMIPHPDKNYIDPIEIENKDQHAYYFYMDEELDGKPWYFDIKRFLEAREYPQN from the coding sequence ATGTTCTTTGACAGAGCAAAAAATTTCAAAGGAGTAGGAATTGGGGTAGTCCTAATTTTAGAATCAGGACAACATTACCCGGCATCAGCAAAGATAAGGTTCccttgcaccaataatatggtcGAGTATGAAGCATGCATCCTCGAGATCAGGATGACGGTCGACATGAACATCAAGGAGCTTTTGTTCATAGGGGATTCGGATCTATTGATACCTCAAGTTCAAGTAGAATGGACTACCAAAAACTTCAAGATCCTTCCATATCTGCACTGTGTAAAGgagctatgcaagaagttcacaaagatcgAGTTCAAGCACATTCCCAGGATCCAGAACGAGTTTGTCGATGCTCTTGCAACCTTATCATCCATGATTCCCCATCCAGATAAGAATTACATTGACCCTATCGAGATAGAGAATAAGGATCAACATGCGTACTATTTTTATATGGACGAAGAGCTAGATGGTAAGCCATGGTACTTCGACATCAAAAGATTCCTTGAAGCAAGAGAGTATCCACAGAACTAA